Genomic segment of Arachnia propionica:
CAACACCCACGCCACCGCGGACACCCTGACCCAGCACCCGGCCCCAGAGCCCCCGACGAAGCGCCCGACGCCCATCGTCACTGGTCCCGATCCCCGCCTCGTTTTGAATGAGTGAGCACTCACTCATACACTGGTGCGTCGTGATGACCCGTGCCCGACCGCTTCCGCCCGCCGAACGAAGGGCGTCGTTGATTGCCGCGACCCGCCAGTTGATCCTGGACCACGGTCCCGAGGTGACCACCCGGCAGGTGGCGGAAGCCGCCAAGGTGGCCGAGGGAACCCTGTTCAGGGTGTTCCCGACCCGACGCGACCTGATCGCCGCCACCATCGCCGACCACCTCTCCCCCGAGCGGCTCGCCGACATCTTCGCCGCGGCCCCCACCACCACGACCGTAGACGAGACCACCGAGGTGTGTCTGTCCACCGCCGCCGACTACGTCACCACCTTCGGGCGTTTCATCCCCCGACCGCACCGGGGCGGCGACCAGGACGAGATCCGGTTCCGGATCATGGAGCTGTGGGAGGCCCGGGTCTGTGACATCGCGGGCTGGATGCGTGACCGCCTGGCCCCGCACGAGGCCGAGTTGACGATCCCGGTCAAGGACTTCACCCATCTCGTCATCACCCTGGCGATGGGGTATGCGCACGGCAGATCTCCCGATACCAGCTTGAACCCCGCCACCCTGGCGCGCCTCGCCCTCGACGGAGCCCGCAGGAAGGATTCCCTGTGATCGCACGACTCAACCGGC
This window contains:
- a CDS encoding TetR/AcrR family transcriptional regulator, which produces MTRARPLPPAERRASLIAATRQLILDHGPEVTTRQVAEAAKVAEGTLFRVFPTRRDLIAATIADHLSPERLADIFAAAPTTTTVDETTEVCLSTAADYVTTFGRFIPRPHRGGDQDEIRFRIMELWEARVCDIAGWMRDRLAPHEAELTIPVKDFTHLVITLAMGYAHGRSPDTSLNPATLARLALDGARRKDSL